A DNA window from Caulobacter mirabilis contains the following coding sequences:
- a CDS encoding LuxR C-terminal-related transcriptional regulator, producing MMTNAARRVVVGQAWDAPANVEMFGAAADRFGLSRREVEVLRLSAGGLTATAAAAILGVTEATIKFHLAGVRKKLRVRNTAEAITKLLTAS from the coding sequence ATGATGACGAACGCGGCGCGCAGAGTTGTGGTCGGGCAGGCCTGGGACGCTCCAGCCAATGTTGAGATGTTCGGGGCGGCGGCGGACCGGTTCGGCCTGTCGCGCCGCGAGGTCGAGGTGCTGCGGCTGTCCGCCGGCGGGCTGACCGCCACAGCCGCGGCGGCGATCCTGGGCGTGACCGAGGCGACGATCAAGTTTCACCTCGCCGGCGTCCGGAAGAAGCTGCGGGTCAGAAACACCGCCGAGGCGATCACGAAACTGCTGACCGCGTCCTAG
- a CDS encoding ExbD/TolR family protein, with product MAKVQDDDAIYDEVNVVPMLDLAYVLIIVFILMATAQVAGIELDLPKASNRQTLEASQTQAISVAASGEVYLNGAPITVADLTEEMRARFAEDPETPVVIRGDTAAAYGKVMEVLDVLKGVGITKIGLPAEKPAG from the coding sequence ATGGCGAAAGTCCAAGACGACGACGCGATCTACGACGAGGTCAACGTCGTGCCGATGCTCGACCTGGCCTATGTGCTGATCATCGTCTTCATCCTGATGGCGACGGCGCAGGTGGCGGGCATCGAGCTCGACCTCCCCAAGGCCTCCAACCGGCAAACGCTGGAGGCCAGCCAGACCCAGGCGATCAGCGTCGCGGCGAGCGGCGAGGTCTACCTCAACGGCGCGCCGATCACGGTGGCCGACCTGACCGAGGAGATGCGTGCGCGCTTCGCGGAGGATCCGGAGACTCCCGTGGTCATCCGCGGGGATACCGCGGCCGCCTACGGCAAGGTCATGGAGGTGCTCGACGTCCTGAAGGGCGTGGGCATCACCAAGATCGGCCTGCCCGCCGAAAAGCCGGCCGGCTGA
- a CDS encoding putative porin, with protein sequence MSNASFAARLLAGAAGGALLLAAGAAGAQTRPTDPSTLDILQVLVDKGVLTQDDANAVLGEARRRAEERKDVVRVPYVPEALRAEIKEEVKTEVLATARQENWAQPDALPGWLNRISFSGDVRVRGEWRNYGDGNTPLIPNVTEIRNRGGIVESATPPFLATNDGRYRTRVRARFGIDAKVNDSIDAGLRFVSGDISDPVSTNETLSPNFDKIDVGLDRAFVRLTPFRDQPMFRQTSAILGKFDNPFFSTEIMWDRDVQFDGVALTTDVALGDHFSAPHLFGTVGAFPLEEFSSDAPDKTLYAAQFGVGYQPTERMKFRLAGAYYYFDNVQGRFNTLGQRNNDETTPRRVQYGNSLFNVRRDNTKPNTVLFGLASRYEVAALTARAEFRLTDALTMAFDAEGLLNTAFDETALTKRYGVPASSGDKAWHLRGTIGSPRVDDAGQWQLSAGWRHIEADSTLDLFTDSDFGLGGTDQEGFVIKGLVGLSPRMSLEASWYSARTLDLIDPLTGARADSIDTDTAQLDLIVKF encoded by the coding sequence ATGTCCAACGCCTCCTTCGCCGCCCGACTGCTCGCCGGGGCCGCCGGCGGGGCCCTGTTGCTCGCCGCCGGGGCCGCCGGCGCCCAGACGCGCCCGACCGATCCGTCGACCCTCGATATTCTGCAGGTGCTGGTCGACAAGGGCGTGCTGACCCAGGACGACGCCAACGCCGTCCTGGGCGAGGCCCGCCGCCGCGCCGAGGAACGCAAGGACGTCGTCCGCGTGCCCTATGTTCCCGAGGCGCTCCGGGCCGAGATCAAGGAGGAGGTGAAGACCGAGGTCCTCGCCACCGCCCGCCAGGAGAACTGGGCCCAGCCCGACGCCCTGCCCGGCTGGCTGAACCGGATCAGCTTCTCCGGCGACGTCCGGGTGCGCGGCGAGTGGAGAAACTACGGCGACGGCAACACGCCGCTGATCCCGAACGTGACCGAGATCCGCAACCGCGGCGGCATCGTCGAGAGCGCCACCCCGCCGTTCCTGGCGACCAACGACGGCCGCTACCGCACCCGGGTCCGGGCCCGCTTCGGCATCGACGCCAAGGTCAACGACAGCATCGACGCGGGCCTGCGCTTCGTGTCCGGGGACATCTCCGATCCGGTGTCCACCAACGAGACCCTGTCGCCGAACTTCGACAAGATCGACGTCGGCCTGGACCGGGCTTTCGTCCGCCTGACGCCTTTCCGCGACCAGCCGATGTTCCGCCAGACCTCGGCCATCCTGGGCAAGTTCGACAACCCCTTCTTCTCGACCGAGATCATGTGGGATCGCGACGTCCAGTTCGACGGCGTCGCGCTGACCACGGATGTCGCGCTGGGCGATCACTTCAGCGCGCCGCACCTGTTCGGCACGGTCGGGGCCTTCCCGCTGGAGGAGTTCTCCTCCGACGCTCCGGACAAGACGCTCTACGCGGCCCAGTTCGGCGTCGGCTACCAGCCGACCGAGCGGATGAAGTTCCGCCTCGCCGGCGCCTACTACTACTTCGACAACGTCCAGGGGCGGTTCAACACCCTTGGCCAACGCAACAACGACGAGACCACGCCCCGGCGTGTCCAGTACGGCAACTCGCTGTTCAACGTCCGCCGCGACAACACCAAGCCGAACACGGTCCTGTTCGGCCTGGCCTCGCGCTACGAGGTGGCCGCGCTGACCGCCCGGGCCGAGTTCAGGCTGACCGACGCGCTGACGATGGCCTTCGACGCCGAGGGCCTGCTCAACACCGCCTTCGACGAGACCGCCCTGACCAAGCGCTACGGCGTTCCGGCCAGCAGCGGCGACAAGGCCTGGCACCTGCGCGGCACGATCGGCTCGCCGCGCGTGGATGACGCCGGCCAGTGGCAGCTCAGCGCCGGTTGGCGGCATATCGAGGCGGACTCGACGCTCGACCTGTTCACCGACAGCGACTTCGGCCTGGGCGGCACCGACCAGGAAGGTTTCGTGATCAAGGGCCTGGTCGGACTCAGCCCGCGCATGTCGCTCGAGGCCAGCTGGTACTCGGCGCGGACGCTGGACCTGATCGATCCGCTGACCGGCGCACGCGCGGACTCGATCGACACCGACACCGCGCAGCTCGACCTCATCGTCAAATTCTAG
- a CDS encoding DUF2341 domain-containing protein, whose translation MNRKHILGLLAAFSAFLSVHDVRAADGDWFDDKLKIRKEIVVNPGAKGAGLDAAVPTFPFVLRLSEQTVAFDDLKDDGSDIRVTGPDGKRVEHYVESIDRKAGLAIVWVRGTSLDPKSSQTYHLYYGGDAKSVANPAGVFDGSELLALDFSNDAKDRTRNGNDAVGAVPTAPGFAGQSANLSGAPIRIAASTSLAGQPGAPFTLMMWIKPAQAGNAVLARRGGGLTLSLAGGQVVAQIGGAQVVGSIPAVPGGWTHLALVGRADGRVDLYVGGKPAGTAQGATPALTDDLILGEGFTGQIDNVRYAAAERSAAYIGAVAQSDNGRGLVTYGAEATRSGKFELGYFMTVITNVTLEGWVVIGLCAIMLALAIWVMITKSSLVSRIEKQNQAFEDAYADASAVDGQPLRSEANRNPVSTLSQIYAAGLHEVELRAKGGQTRFTSASIEALKARIDGVLTNQAYRLSDKMVLLTLAVSGGPFLGLLGTVIGVMITFAAIAAEGNVNVNSIAPGVAAALLATAAGLLVAIPALFGYNIILTRIKRINAASRSFADTLVARLAEQYGA comes from the coding sequence ATGAACAGAAAACACATCCTCGGTCTGCTTGCCGCCTTCTCGGCATTCCTGTCGGTTCACGACGTCAGGGCGGCGGACGGCGACTGGTTCGACGACAAGCTGAAGATCCGCAAGGAGATCGTGGTCAATCCGGGCGCCAAGGGCGCCGGACTGGACGCCGCGGTTCCGACCTTCCCCTTCGTCCTGCGGTTGTCCGAACAGACGGTGGCCTTCGACGATCTGAAGGATGACGGCTCCGACATCCGGGTGACCGGTCCGGACGGCAAGCGCGTCGAGCACTACGTCGAGAGCATCGACCGCAAGGCCGGCCTGGCTATCGTCTGGGTGCGGGGGACGAGTCTCGATCCCAAGTCGAGCCAGACCTATCACCTCTACTACGGCGGCGACGCCAAGTCGGTGGCCAACCCGGCTGGCGTGTTCGACGGCTCCGAGCTGTTGGCGCTGGACTTCTCCAACGACGCCAAGGACCGCACCCGCAACGGCAACGACGCGGTCGGCGCGGTTCCTACTGCGCCGGGCTTCGCCGGGCAGTCGGCCAATCTCTCGGGCGCGCCGATCCGGATCGCCGCCTCGACCAGCCTCGCGGGTCAGCCGGGCGCGCCCTTCACCCTGATGATGTGGATCAAGCCGGCCCAGGCCGGGAACGCCGTCCTCGCCCGCCGCGGCGGCGGCCTGACCCTGTCGCTGGCCGGCGGCCAGGTCGTCGCGCAGATCGGCGGCGCCCAGGTGGTCGGCTCGATCCCGGCCGTCCCCGGCGGCTGGACCCACCTGGCCCTCGTCGGCCGCGCCGACGGACGGGTCGACCTCTATGTTGGCGGCAAGCCCGCCGGAACGGCCCAGGGCGCGACGCCGGCTCTCACCGACGACCTGATCCTGGGCGAGGGCTTCACCGGCCAGATCGACAACGTGCGCTACGCCGCCGCCGAGCGTTCGGCCGCCTACATCGGCGCGGTGGCCCAGTCGGACAACGGCCGCGGCCTGGTGACCTACGGCGCTGAGGCGACCCGCTCGGGCAAGTTCGAGCTCGGCTACTTCATGACGGTCATCACCAACGTGACGTTGGAAGGCTGGGTCGTGATCGGTCTCTGCGCGATCATGCTCGCCCTGGCGATCTGGGTGATGATCACCAAGTCGTCGCTGGTCTCGCGCATCGAGAAGCAGAACCAGGCCTTCGAGGACGCCTACGCCGACGCCTCGGCGGTCGACGGCCAGCCCCTGCGCTCCGAGGCCAACCGCAACCCCGTCTCGACCCTGTCCCAGATCTATGCGGCCGGCCTGCACGAGGTCGAGCTGCGCGCCAAGGGCGGCCAGACGCGGTTCACCAGCGCATCGATCGAAGCGCTCAAGGCCCGCATCGACGGTGTCCTGACCAACCAGGCCTACAGGTTGTCCGACAAGATGGTGCTGCTGACCTTGGCGGTCTCCGGCGGTCCGTTCCTGGGCCTGCTGGGCACGGTCATCGGGGTGATGATCACCTTCGCGGCGATCGCGGCCGAGGGGAACGTCAACGTCAACTCGATCGCCCCCGGCGTCGCCGCCGCGCTGCTGGCCACCGCCGCCGGCCTGCTCGTCGCGATCCCCGCCCTGTTCGGCTACAATATCATCCTTACACGGATCAAGCGGATCAACGCCGCCAGCCGCTCCTTCGCCGACACCCTCGTCGCGCGTCTCGCCGAACAGTACGGCGCGTAG
- a CDS encoding energy transducer TonB: protein MTAVFDMDVRPTHRPWRRDAVVLAGALAFHAVLVWALFAHSPGLSVRPVVVSLDLMEPLGAPSTWPSPRRGGAAKGEEAGGGQEAEIAPRPAGAETGSGRQGQDAGPAVPTPDPALAKALAEVSLRPADSVGEGAGEGRAGVGGQNAYQRRLQRHIRPFRLYPSEAVVRRAEGLVLVRFRVARDGSVEEAWVVGRSGDAALDQAALETLWRAEPMPVVPDDLPAPVEIELPVPFRLPGR, encoded by the coding sequence ATGACGGCCGTCTTCGACATGGATGTGCGCCCGACGCACCGCCCCTGGCGTCGGGATGCGGTCGTGCTGGCGGGGGCGCTGGCGTTCCATGCGGTCTTGGTCTGGGCCCTGTTCGCCCATAGTCCCGGGCTGTCGGTGCGGCCGGTGGTGGTCTCGCTGGATCTGATGGAGCCCCTGGGCGCGCCCTCGACCTGGCCGAGCCCGCGACGGGGCGGCGCCGCCAAGGGCGAGGAGGCGGGCGGAGGGCAGGAAGCGGAAATCGCGCCCCGCCCCGCCGGCGCCGAGACCGGGAGCGGAAGGCAGGGCCAGGACGCCGGCCCCGCAGTCCCGACGCCCGATCCCGCGCTGGCCAAGGCGCTCGCCGAGGTCAGCTTGCGGCCGGCCGACAGCGTCGGAGAGGGCGCCGGGGAGGGGCGGGCGGGCGTCGGCGGCCAGAACGCCTATCAGCGTCGGCTGCAGCGCCATATCCGGCCGTTCCGGCTCTATCCGTCCGAGGCGGTCGTGCGCCGCGCCGAGGGCCTTGTGCTGGTCCGCTTCCGCGTGGCCCGCGACGGCTCGGTCGAAGAGGCCTGGGTCGTCGGGCGTTCGGGCGACGCCGCCCTCGATCAGGCGGCGCTCGAGACCCTGTGGCGCGCGGAGCCGATGCCGGTCGTGCCGGACGATCTGCCCGCGCCGGTCGAGATCGAGCTGCCGGTCCCCTTCAGGCTGCCGGGTCGATGA
- a CDS encoding RNA polymerase sigma factor, which produces MTRAELVARFMELYPELRTRLHGRLRSRELADEALSETWLRLSRGGDLGLVRDARAYLHRMAMNIAVDRRRAGARLASAADIDALLALPDGAPDPERAAAARLELRALEQAVAGLTARRRAILVSARLDGRSCQEIATEMGLSKRTVEMELRHALDHCADRLSALDRVGFVTSPSATSR; this is translated from the coding sequence ATGACCAGAGCGGAGCTCGTCGCCAGGTTCATGGAGCTGTATCCGGAGCTTCGCACGCGGCTTCATGGTCGCTTGCGGTCGCGGGAGCTCGCCGACGAAGCGCTGAGCGAGACCTGGCTGCGGCTGTCGAGGGGCGGCGACCTGGGCCTGGTCAGAGACGCCCGGGCCTATCTGCATCGCATGGCGATGAACATCGCGGTCGACCGGCGCCGGGCCGGCGCGCGTCTGGCCTCGGCCGCGGACATCGATGCGCTGCTGGCCCTGCCGGATGGCGCGCCGGATCCCGAGCGGGCCGCGGCGGCGCGGCTGGAGCTGCGGGCTCTGGAGCAGGCCGTGGCCGGGCTCACGGCCCGCCGTCGCGCCATCCTGGTCTCCGCGCGGCTTGATGGTCGGTCCTGCCAGGAGATCGCCACGGAGATGGGGCTTTCGAAACGCACCGTGGAGATGGAGCTGCGTCATGCGCTGGACCATTGCGCCGACCGTCTGAGCGCCCTCGATCGCGTCGGTTTCGTAACTTCGCCCTCCGCGACGTCTAGATAA
- a CDS encoding ShlB/FhaC/HecB family hemolysin secretion/activation protein: MTSLRGGLFAATAVVALCAAAPVLAQAADDEPVATAPADAGVEDLRFDVMEFEVSGNSVLRAAEIQRALTPFTGFGKSVPDVEAARGALEKSYRDAGYATVVVEVPAQDVRNGIVKLAVVEGKVDQVRVRGARYVLPSEIKDALPGLAEGAVPNVPALQRELSDANSRATRTITPEFRAGQAPGTVDVDLVVEDKRPWGASLEWNDQYNRSTDRWRTNASVHYDNLWQRGHSANLFFQTAPYDMDQIQVWSASYYAPIGYGRTSVLGYAVQSNTDVATVGGLAVIGDGFMVGARVIHTLEGSPKGVVQSLMIGVDYKDYMDQIGLTDPATGKPLVFDTPVTYLPFTGQYRLIGGDKTSNYEISLGATFAFDGLVGDQDEFGGVPDNPTLPGPQGRPGKRADSEASFFFLSGGANYTHRFGEGWEARGMFDWQLAPAPLISNEQFVLGGVNSVRGYREAEVLGDSGFRVAMDISRDVPLAWAGEAFDKAVDWRVSAFAEGGGAFLNRPLPGEASKFWLASVGVSTSFEVLKALYGQLDLAYQFDDDPSRSGAPVKDDLGGLRLHVKFGAKY; the protein is encoded by the coding sequence ATGACGTCCCTGCGCGGCGGGTTGTTCGCGGCGACCGCGGTGGTCGCCCTCTGCGCAGCCGCGCCGGTGCTGGCGCAGGCTGCGGATGACGAGCCCGTGGCGACCGCGCCGGCGGACGCCGGCGTCGAGGACCTCCGCTTCGACGTGATGGAGTTCGAGGTCTCGGGCAACTCCGTGCTTCGCGCGGCCGAGATTCAGCGCGCCCTGACGCCCTTCACCGGCTTCGGCAAAAGCGTTCCGGACGTCGAAGCGGCGCGCGGCGCGCTGGAGAAGTCGTACCGCGACGCCGGCTACGCCACCGTGGTCGTCGAGGTGCCCGCGCAGGACGTGCGCAATGGCATCGTCAAGCTGGCGGTGGTCGAGGGAAAGGTGGACCAGGTGCGGGTCCGCGGCGCCCGCTACGTCCTGCCCAGCGAGATCAAGGACGCCCTGCCCGGCCTGGCCGAGGGGGCGGTGCCCAACGTCCCGGCGCTGCAGCGCGAACTGAGCGACGCCAACAGCCGCGCCACCCGCACCATCACGCCGGAGTTCCGCGCCGGGCAGGCGCCGGGAACCGTCGATGTGGATCTGGTGGTCGAGGACAAGCGCCCCTGGGGCGCCAGCCTGGAGTGGAACGACCAGTACAACCGCTCGACCGATCGCTGGCGGACCAACGCCTCCGTCCACTACGACAACCTCTGGCAGCGCGGCCACAGCGCCAACCTGTTCTTCCAGACCGCGCCCTACGACATGGACCAGATCCAGGTCTGGTCGGCCTCCTACTACGCGCCGATCGGCTATGGGCGGACCAGCGTGCTCGGCTATGCGGTCCAGTCGAACACCGATGTCGCCACCGTTGGCGGCCTGGCTGTCATCGGCGACGGCTTCATGGTCGGCGCTCGGGTCATCCATACCCTGGAGGGCTCGCCCAAGGGCGTCGTCCAGTCGCTGATGATCGGCGTCGACTACAAAGACTACATGGACCAGATCGGCCTGACCGATCCGGCCACCGGCAAGCCGTTGGTGTTCGACACGCCGGTCACCTACCTGCCGTTCACGGGCCAGTACCGGCTGATCGGCGGCGACAAGACGTCGAACTACGAGATCAGCCTCGGCGCCACCTTCGCCTTCGACGGTCTGGTCGGCGATCAGGACGAGTTCGGCGGCGTGCCGGACAACCCGACGCTGCCGGGCCCGCAGGGACGACCGGGCAAGCGCGCCGACTCCGAGGCGAGCTTCTTCTTCCTGTCCGGCGGGGCCAACTACACCCATCGCTTCGGCGAGGGCTGGGAAGCCCGCGGCATGTTCGACTGGCAGCTGGCGCCCGCGCCGCTGATCTCGAACGAGCAGTTCGTGCTGGGCGGCGTCAACAGCGTGCGCGGCTATCGCGAGGCCGAGGTCCTGGGCGACAGCGGCTTCCGCGTGGCGATGGACATCAGCCGCGACGTTCCGCTGGCCTGGGCCGGAGAGGCCTTCGACAAGGCCGTCGACTGGCGGGTGTCCGCCTTCGCCGAAGGCGGCGGGGCCTTCCTGAACCGGCCGCTGCCGGGCGAGGCCTCGAAGTTCTGGCTGGCCAGCGTCGGCGTCTCCACCAGCTTCGAGGTTCTCAAGGCGCTCTACGGCCAGCTCGACCTTGCCTACCAGTTCGACGACGACCCCTCGAGATCAGGCGCGCCGGTCAAGGACGACCTGGGCGGTCTTCGTCTGCATGTGAAATTCGGCGCCAAGTATTGA
- a CDS encoding FecR family protein, producing the protein MKRDIPAEGSGDDLEAQARAWIVRLRSGAATELDLLRLAEWRAASPAAEVAFERARRLWAELGSALATDAEARVVPLRRPRMTRRAALIGGGAMAAGVAGLAYLGARPVDGGREHETLLATAKGEQRTVALGTGVTADLNTATRARLWTAETGQGLELLRGEVLLTIAQDAPPSRFVARVGSAVAMAEAAQFVLRRDGSDASILCLQGQVLVEQAGSRLTLGPRTLLRLGEGVAELVRSSEAAEAVAWRSRQLVYEDRALGEVIEELNRYRPGRIVLRDGGLASRRVSGVVHLDRIDGALTNFARSLDARLTKLPGGIVILG; encoded by the coding sequence GTGAAGCGCGACATCCCGGCGGAAGGATCGGGCGACGATCTCGAGGCGCAGGCGCGTGCGTGGATCGTGCGGCTGCGGTCGGGCGCGGCGACCGAGCTTGATCTGCTGCGGCTGGCCGAGTGGCGCGCGGCGTCTCCCGCGGCGGAGGTCGCGTTCGAGCGCGCGCGCCGTCTGTGGGCGGAGCTGGGGTCTGCGCTGGCGACGGACGCCGAGGCGCGGGTGGTTCCGTTGCGCCGACCGCGGATGACCCGGCGAGCGGCGCTGATCGGCGGCGGGGCCATGGCGGCGGGCGTCGCCGGGCTGGCCTATCTGGGCGCCAGGCCGGTCGACGGCGGACGCGAACACGAGACCTTGCTGGCCACGGCGAAAGGCGAGCAGCGCACCGTTGCGCTCGGAACTGGGGTGACCGCCGACCTGAACACCGCCACGCGCGCGCGCCTCTGGACGGCCGAGACCGGGCAGGGGCTGGAACTGCTGCGCGGAGAGGTGCTGCTCACCATCGCGCAGGATGCGCCGCCCAGCCGTTTTGTCGCCCGTGTCGGGTCGGCCGTGGCGATGGCCGAGGCGGCGCAGTTCGTGCTGCGGCGTGACGGTTCCGACGCCAGTATCCTGTGCCTGCAGGGCCAGGTCCTGGTCGAGCAGGCGGGATCGCGCCTGACGCTTGGTCCCCGCACGCTGCTGCGCTTGGGCGAGGGTGTCGCCGAGTTGGTCCGATCGTCCGAGGCGGCCGAGGCGGTGGCCTGGCGATCAAGGCAGCTGGTCTACGAAGACCGTGCTCTTGGCGAAGTGATCGAGGAGCTGAATCGCTATCGGCCGGGGCGGATCGTGCTGCGCGACGGCGGCCTGGCCTCTCGGCGGGTGAGCGGCGTGGTGCATCTGGATCGTATCGACGGGGCCCTGACCAACTTCGCGCGATCCCTGGACGCCAGGCTGACGAAGCTGCCGGGCGGGATCGTCATCCTGGGCTGA